A single window of Carettochelys insculpta isolate YL-2023 chromosome 13, ASM3395843v1, whole genome shotgun sequence DNA harbors:
- the MCTS1 gene encoding malignant T-cell-amplified sequence 1 isoform X1, whose protein sequence is MLVPSLAPLSARPSRHPPAFSGRHPAPPRCSKSRTCLVPRSQDLTATDEDDLSDYGRFDEKENVSNCIQLKTSVIKGIKNQLIDQFPGIEPWLNQIMPKKDPVKIVRCHEHIEILTVNGELLFFRQREGTFYPTLRLLHKYPFILPHQQVDKGAIKFVLSGANIMCPGLTSPGAKLYPAAVDTVVAIMAEGKQHALCVGVMKMSAEDIEKVNKGIGIENIHYLNDGLWHMKTYK, encoded by the exons ATGCTAGTTCCGTCTCTAGCCCCTCTGTCCGCGCGGCCCTCGAGGCACCCGCCCGCCTTCTCCGGccggcacccagcacccccaAGATGTTCAAAAA GTCGAACCTGTCTAGTCCCACgttctcaggacctgaccgctACTGATGAAGATGATTTgtcagactatgggag GTTTGATGAAAAGGAGAACGTATCCAACTGCATCCAGCTGAAGACATCGGTTATTAAGGGTATTAAGAACCAGCTAATAGATCAGTTTCCTGGTATTGAACCATGGCTTAACCAAATTATGCCAAAGAAAGACCCAGTCAAAATAGTAAGATG TCATGAACATATAGAAATCCTCACAGTAAATGGAGAATTACTGTTCTTCAGGCAAAGAGAAGGGACATTTTACCCAACACTAAGGTTACTTCACAAAT ATCCATTTATTCTACCGCACCAGCAGGTTGATAAAGGAGCCATTAAATTTGTACTTAGTGGAGCGAATATAATGTGTCCTGGCCTGACCTCTCCTGGAGCGAAACTTTATCCTGCTGCTGTTGATACAGTTGTT GCAATAATGGCAGAAGGAAAACAACATGCACTGTGTGTTGGAGTTATGAAGATGTCAGCTGAGGACAT TGAGAAAGTCAACAAAGGGATTGGTATTGAAAATATCCATTATTTAAATGATGGCCTTTGGCATATGAAGACATACAAGTGA
- the C1GALT1C1 gene encoding C1GALT1-specific chaperone 1: MISESSSFVKGMMLGGLFCVFVTLLGHIKMGHGTKAHHHEHHHVQAPNKEDVLNLSEGERMELSHSIRVYCIILVKPKDLGHWAAVKETWSKHCDKAEFYSSENVKVFDSVVLNTDDMWVMMRKAYKLAYERYKDEYNWFFLVHPTTFAVIENLKYFLLKKDASQPFYIGHTVRSGELEYVDGDGGIVLSIESLRRLSKIFEDVDKCPEQGGLIWKLSEDKQLAVCLKYTGVLAENAEDSEGKDVFNTKSVGALIKEAMANHPQQVVEGCCSDMAITFNGLTPNYMHVMMYGVYRLRAYGHTFKDALVFLPPTGSDND; encoded by the coding sequence ATGATTtccgaaagcagctcttttgtgAAAGGTATGATGTTGGGAGGACTCTTCTGTGTATTTGTTACACTCCTAGGCCATATTAAGATGGGCCATGGGACTAAAGCACATCACCATGAGCATCATCATGTTCAAGCACCTAACAAGGAAGATGTCTTAAACCTGTCAGAAGGTGAGCGCATGGAGCTCAGCCATAGTATCCGTGTTTATTGTATCATCCTTGTAAAACCTAAAGATCTTGGACATTGGGCTGCAGTGAAAGAAACATGGAGCAAACACTGTGACAAGGCAGAATTCTACAGTTCTGAAAATGTTAAGGTGTTTGATTCTGTTGTTCTCAACACAGATGACATGTGGGTGATGATGAGAAAAGCTTATAAATTGGCATATGAACGCTATAAGGATGAGTACAATTGGTTCTTTCTAGTCCATCCAACTACATTTGCTGTTATAGAAAATCTCAAATATTTCTTGCTGAAAAAAGATGCATCACAGCCTTTTTATATAGGTCACACTGTAAGATCTGGAGAGCTTGAGTATGTAGATGGTGACGGAGGGATTGTCTTAAGTATAGAGTCCCTAAGAAGACTTTCTAAAATTTTTGAAGATGTTGATAAGTGCCCAGAACAGGGAGGCTTGATTTGGAAACTCTCTGAGGATAAACAACTAGCAGTTTGCCTGAAATATACTGGAGTATTAGCTGAAAATGCAGAAGACTCTGAAGGAAAAGATGTCTTTAACACCAAATCAGTAGGTGCTCTTATTAAAGAAGCAATGGCTAATCACCCTCAACAAGTAGTAGAGGGTTGTTGTTCTGACATGGCCATCACTTTCAATGGACTGACTCCCAATTATATGCATGTAATGATGTATGGTGTTTATCGGCTCAGAGCATATGGGCATACTTTCAAGGATGCACTGGTGTTCTTACCTCCCACAGGTTCAGACAACGACTGA
- the MCTS1 gene encoding malignant T-cell-amplified sequence 1 isoform X2: MFKKFDEKENVSNCIQLKTSVIKGIKNQLIDQFPGIEPWLNQIMPKKDPVKIVRCHEHIEILTVNGELLFFRQREGTFYPTLRLLHKYPFILPHQQVDKGAIKFVLSGANIMCPGLTSPGAKLYPAAVDTVVAIMAEGKQHALCVGVMKMSAEDIEKVNKGIGIENIHYLNDGLWHMKTYK, encoded by the exons ATGTTCAAAAA GTTTGATGAAAAGGAGAACGTATCCAACTGCATCCAGCTGAAGACATCGGTTATTAAGGGTATTAAGAACCAGCTAATAGATCAGTTTCCTGGTATTGAACCATGGCTTAACCAAATTATGCCAAAGAAAGACCCAGTCAAAATAGTAAGATG TCATGAACATATAGAAATCCTCACAGTAAATGGAGAATTACTGTTCTTCAGGCAAAGAGAAGGGACATTTTACCCAACACTAAGGTTACTTCACAAAT ATCCATTTATTCTACCGCACCAGCAGGTTGATAAAGGAGCCATTAAATTTGTACTTAGTGGAGCGAATATAATGTGTCCTGGCCTGACCTCTCCTGGAGCGAAACTTTATCCTGCTGCTGTTGATACAGTTGTT GCAATAATGGCAGAAGGAAAACAACATGCACTGTGTGTTGGAGTTATGAAGATGTCAGCTGAGGACAT TGAGAAAGTCAACAAAGGGATTGGTATTGAAAATATCCATTATTTAAATGATGGCCTTTGGCATATGAAGACATACAAGTGA